From the genome of Streptomyces sp. SID8374:
GGGGTTTCCGAGGCGGTCCTGAGTCGCTTCGAGCGACTTTTCACCGCCATCAACGATATTCTCGCCCTGATCTTGGCCGGGCACGCCATGAACCCGGACCGCTGGGGGGCTGCCGTGAGGTCCCAGGAGTCCGGTACAGGGGGTCGTCACGGCACAGGGGTCGGTGTCGGGTCAGTAGTCGAGGTCGAGGTAGTCGATGTCGTTGAGGGTGACGTCGGAGAGGCCTGTGGCGCGGTCTCCGCCGTCCTGGAAGTAGATCTCTTTGAAGCCTTCGGCGATGATTTTGCGCATCTGCTGGTCGCTGGCACCGGATTTGCGGGCGTCGAAGAGGCGTTGTGCGTAGGCCGGGGGGAGGTGCACGGTGAGGCGGCGGAAGCGTCCGTCGTCGGTGGTGCCGACCGGCGCGGTGTAGCCGAACCGGGCCCGGGTCTCCACGGTGATCCCGCCCGTGGCGGCGGCCTGCTTCTGCCGGCGTTTGCGCACCTGCGGCTGCCAGCGCTGGCGTACGGCGTCGTTGATCTTCGCGGCGATGTCGGCGCGGGCGTGCTTGCGGGCGCCGCGCCGGTAGCGGTTGACGGAGTCGGCGGTGACCCCGAGCTCCGCTGCGACGGCCTTGGCGCTGCCCATCTGCTTGAGCAGGTAGCCGATCTGGCCTTTGAGGGTCTTGGGCGGCTGTCGGGTGAAGGCTTCCCGGTCGGCCCGCTCGATGGCGTCCTCGATCTCCCCCACGGTCTACTCTCCTTCGTCCAGGACGGCGTCGCCGCCCTTGATGTGGCGGGCCGGGTTCAGGCCCTTCTCCATCAGGTCGACCGCCCACAGCATCGACTGGACGCCCTCCAGTTTCGCCAGCCCCGGGGTGGGCCCGAGGCGGAAGGCGCCGGGCTGCGGCTTGCCGGACGCGGCGTAGGGGAGGAAGTCGAGCGGGCTCTCACCGGGGCTGGGGTAGACGACGCAGTCGGAGAGCACGGCGAGCGGGTAGAACCCGGTCATCCTGGCCATGTTGTTGAGCTTGCGGTGCATGTTGACCCGGGCCTTGCTGATGACGGCGGCCCGGATGTCGGGGCGCCACGTCGGCCGGGACAGGGCCGGCCATGTCTCGCCCTCCTTGTAGGACTTGCCCTGCGGGCGCTCTCGGAGCTTGCCGACACCGCCCTTCACCGTCGCCTTGATCGCGGACAGGACGGCGGCCAGGGCCGGGTCGTTCTGCTTGTGCTGCTCCATCGCCGCCAGGAACTCCACGTCGGTGAGGTCCTTGGTGACCCCCATGTCCGCGAGGGTGTCGACGTAGGCGTTCTTCAGCCGATCGTGCCACGGGTCCAGGTACGCCCCGGTCTCCCTGCGCAGGTACGCCTCGATCGGGTGCACGTCGTGCCCGAGCTCCTGGGCGTAGGCGAGGGTGTGCGTCTGGTACCAGGCCGGGCCCGTCGGCCGGGAGCCGTCCGGGGTGAACGGGCTGGGCAGGCGCGGGTCCAGCTCGATGTGGGACAGGTCGGCCAGCCAGCTCCCGGGAATCTTCGGGTTGAACTTCGGGGCGTGGAAGTGGTCCGGAGCGGAGAGGCCGACGACCAGGCGGGCCGCGGCGGCGAGGAACGCGGTGTTGAGGTCGAGGCCGACCGCGTACGGCAGCGTGCACTCCTCATCGGACAGCGTCTGAACCGACCGCACCCACTGATAGGCCTCTTCGTTCAGGAAGCCGCCCGTCCAGCCCGAGTTCACGACGACGGGGTGCTCCGGGGTGGCCTCCGGCGGCGCCGGGTCCATCGGCTCCGTCCCCAGCGAGCCCGCGTTGTGGCCGGACACCCAGTTCCCGGTCTCTTCGTCCCGCACGGCCTTCGTCGGCGGGCGCAGCGCCGTCATCAGCTCCAGCCCGGACACGGCGGTGGAGCCGCGAGGCGTGATGACCCGCATCGCGTACACCCCCAGCACGCGGGCGATATCGGCCGGCTCCATCTCGCTGACGCCGGGCCAGGACCGCTCATCGAGGGCGTCCCACGACAGCACTGCCAGCTGCACGCACTGCCGCTCACGGCCCTGCGCGTTGCGGTAGATCCGGGCCCACGGCCCGAAGCCCCGCTGAGTGAGCTGCCACTTCGCCTTCGTCACCTGCTTGACCACAGGGTGGTCCTCCGGCAGGCGCAGGGAGCGGCGCTGCTCGTGGCCCTCCAGACGCTCCGGCAGCCCGAGCTTCACGGCGGCGGCCGCGGTGAGCACGACCAGGGGGTCGGAGTCCTTGCCGTACCGGTTGAGCTTCGCGGCACCGAGGCCGGACTCCTTGAGGGTCCACTCCACCAGCTCCGGGATCGTGGTCGCCGGGCAGTCCAGCACGAGACCGTCCGTGCCGTACGCGCAGCCGTCGCCATCCAGGACGGCGAGCGGGCCGTGAGGGAAGCGCGGGTCGACAGCGGGCGCGGCAGCCTTCTTGGCCGCCGGACGCCGCGACATCGCCGAACGTGCGGGACGTTCGGGCGCCGCCAGGGCGGCCGGGGCCTGAACCGGCGCGGCAACCTCCGCCTGCTCCGGGGCGGCCGAGCCGGTGAACGTCCCGGGCACCTCCGGCTGCGGCGCGACAACTGGCGCGGGCGCGGCCGAGGAAGCGTGCGCGGGGTACTTCGCTGCCCACCCCCTCAGGAGCCGCTGGTAGGCCTCCAGGCGCGGCGACTTCGGTTCTGAGCGGCCGTTCTCGTAGTTCTTCACCGTCTGCGTCGACGTTTTCAGCGCGACCGCAAGGCGAGCCTGGGTAATGCCGGCCGCCTCACGCAGCCGGGCACGCTCCGCCGGAGAAGGGAGCTGCGGCTCCTCCTCCAACAGCGCGTCGACGGACGCGAACAGCTCTTCCTCAGACGCCATTCCATGCACCCTCACGTCAGGACCCGATACCACTTAACCAAAAACTTACCCTACCCTTTAACCCTCTCGCGCCCATTCCAGCCCGAGCGCGGCGAGCGCGGAGAGTTTGTCGACGGTGAGCTTCGCACGGCGCCCCCTCTGATTCATGACCCAGACCCCCAACTTGACGGGATACTCCTGGCCACCGACCTTGACCCCCTCCACATGACCCCTGGGGACCTTCACAGAGCCTTCCCGGGCCTTGTACTGCGCCAAGGCCGCCACGCCCTTCTCGAAGGTCCCCAAGGGTGGCGCGGACAGCTTCGGGAGTTCCGAGGCCGGCGGCGTGATGCCGAGCTGCTCCAGACGTTCGCGCTGTCCGCCCGTCAGGGCCTGCCAGACCTCTGGTTTCCGCTGCCGGGCCAGCCACTTGCCGATGTCCATGCCGTGGACCGTGAAGCCGGGAAGGACGTCCGCCTGGCCCTCTTCGTCGGCCACCAGCTCGCGCAGAGCGGCGTAGTGCCGCTGCCATTCCGCCGGCCACGAGGGGTTCCAGTCCGCGTCCACGGCCTCCAACGC
Proteins encoded in this window:
- a CDS encoding XRE family transcriptional regulator gives rise to the protein MGEIEDAIERADREAFTRQPPKTLKGQIGYLLKQMGSAKAVAAELGVTADSVNRYRRGARKHARADIAAKINDAVRQRWQPQVRKRRQKQAAATGGITVETRARFGYTAPVGTTDDGRFRRLTVHLPPAYAQRLFDARKSGASDQQMRKIIAEGFKEIYFQDGGDRATGLSDVTLNDIDYLDLDY
- a CDS encoding helix-turn-helix domain-containing protein, which encodes MASEEELFASVDALLEEEPQLPSPAERARLREAAGITQARLAVALKTSTQTVKNYENGRSEPKSPRLEAYQRLLRGWAAKYPAHASSAAPAPVVAPQPEVPGTFTGSAAPEQAEVAAPVQAPAALAAPERPARSAMSRRPAAKKAAAPAVDPRFPHGPLAVLDGDGCAYGTDGLVLDCPATTIPELVEWTLKESGLGAAKLNRYGKDSDPLVVLTAAAAVKLGLPERLEGHEQRRSLRLPEDHPVVKQVTKAKWQLTQRGFGPWARIYRNAQGRERQCVQLAVLSWDALDERSWPGVSEMEPADIARVLGVYAMRVITPRGSTAVSGLELMTALRPPTKAVRDEETGNWVSGHNAGSLGTEPMDPAPPEATPEHPVVVNSGWTGGFLNEEAYQWVRSVQTLSDEECTLPYAVGLDLNTAFLAAAARLVVGLSAPDHFHAPKFNPKIPGSWLADLSHIELDPRLPSPFTPDGSRPTGPAWYQTHTLAYAQELGHDVHPIEAYLRRETGAYLDPWHDRLKNAYVDTLADMGVTKDLTDVEFLAAMEQHKQNDPALAAVLSAIKATVKGGVGKLRERPQGKSYKEGETWPALSRPTWRPDIRAAVISKARVNMHRKLNNMARMTGFYPLAVLSDCVVYPSPGESPLDFLPYAASGKPQPGAFRLGPTPGLAKLEGVQSMLWAVDLMEKGLNPARHIKGGDAVLDEGE
- a CDS encoding helicase associated domain-containing protein encodes the protein RDPVMVADWISFNVIDTERQDWARGWSALKTFTEREHHARVPYGFKEGAFPLGTWVAEQRRAYGAGQMTGQRAQRLEKLGMVWSPADERFQENLEAAKAYYADHWTLCAPRSAVALSRPVGQWLSNLRRAGALDGHPEWKTALEAVDADWNPSWPAEWQRHYAALRELVADEEGQADVLPGFTVHGMDIGKWLARQRKPEVWQALTGGQRERLEQLGITPPASELPKLSAPPLGTFEKGVAALAQYKAREGSVKVPRGHVEGVKVGGQEYPVKLGVWVMNQRGRRAKLTVDKLSALAALGLEWAREG